In one Thermodesulfobium acidiphilum genomic region, the following are encoded:
- a CDS encoding PHP domain-containing protein: MKYKIDLHVHTDFSKDSNISIEQLHKKSILSGINVIAITDHNTIKGALIARDRIRDIEIIIGEEILTTQGEIIGLFLQKEIKPYLSASETIKQIRAQNALVYLPHPFSFFRSALKNSVKRALLDEFDIIESFNAKSLPYENFLAKEFATKNRKVVAAGSDAHSIEGFGKTYSYVETELNVSRENLVKILSEAKIVGKYFFLENIFYKISASFQKRKEL; the protein is encoded by the coding sequence ATGAAATATAAAATAGACTTACACGTTCATACTGATTTTTCTAAAGATTCAAATATTTCTATAGAACAACTGCACAAAAAGTCTATACTAAGTGGCATAAACGTAATCGCCATTACCGATCACAACACGATAAAGGGGGCACTGATTGCAAGGGATAGAATAAGGGATATTGAAATTATTATAGGAGAAGAAATTCTTACTACTCAAGGAGAAATAATTGGACTATTCCTACAAAAAGAAATTAAACCATATCTGAGCGCATCTGAAACTATAAAGCAAATTAGAGCGCAGAATGCTCTTGTATATCTTCCTCATCCGTTTTCCTTTTTTAGAAGTGCATTAAAAAATTCTGTTAAAAGAGCTCTCTTAGATGAATTTGATATAATTGAATCGTTTAATGCTAAATCGTTGCCCTATGAAAATTTTCTTGCTAAAGAGTTTGCAACAAAAAATAGAAAGGTGGTTGCAGCAGGAAGTGATGCACACTCAATAGAAGGATTCGGTAAAACCTATTCTTATGTTGAAACAGAACTAAACGTTTCGAGAGAAAATTTGGTAAAAATTTTGAGTGAAGCCAAAATAGTTGGAAAATATTTTTTTCTTGAGAATATCTTTTATAAAATATCAGCAAGTTTTCAAAAAAGAAAGGAGTTATAA
- the ruvX gene encoding Holliday junction resolvase RuvX: MILGIDVGSCKIGYAILDDKYNVFSKGIILLNDFKKEFLKFIKSYEIEVVAVGSGTGHKKVMELIDELNLDLKVVIISERNTSVQAKWRYINSLKGFKGFFCKFFGYLDKPVDDISAVIIAERYLNEKRKKSET; the protein is encoded by the coding sequence TTGATTTTAGGAATCGATGTTGGAAGTTGTAAAATTGGTTATGCAATTTTAGATGATAAGTATAATGTTTTTTCAAAAGGGATAATACTACTTAATGACTTCAAAAAAGAGTTTTTAAAATTTATAAAAAGTTATGAGATTGAAGTTGTTGCTGTTGGAAGTGGAACTGGGCATAAAAAGGTGATGGAGTTAATAGATGAGCTCAATTTGGATTTAAAAGTTGTGATAATATCAGAAAGAAATACTTCGGTACAAGCCAAATGGAGATATATTAATTCGCTAAAAGGATTCAAAGGTTTTTTTTGTAAGTTTTTTGGATATTTGGATAAGCCAGTTGATGACATTTCAGCTGTAATAATAGCTGAAAGATACTTAAATGAAAAGAGGAAAAAGAGTGAGACCTGA
- a CDS encoding glycosyltransferase family 4 protein — MLFLICLFSFFLSLLNTKFVIFLSEKLEIYDKPDKRKIHSKLTSRLGGFGFFVPFLITLFLYSLLVKGFEITDFLICVFPIFFLGLYDDLFGINPIIKLAAQIFASFIAFNLGFRIDYIYFPFVGYLFFGGLSLFLTIFWLVGLSNALNLVDGMDGLASGVAILILLSMAIVSYVLDRNFVFIISIILLFSMTGFFVFNINPARIFMGDSGSLTVGFIIGLISISGFMKGLTLVTLFSIIIMLIIPVADTFWAIIRRSVSGRSIFSPDKGHFHHMLLEKGWSVRKINSLFRGITVMGSLVFFFVFLPQEYFLFTASFLIFGYLFLFLLESIVIGVRKSA; from the coding sequence TTGTTGTTTCTTATATGTCTGTTTTCTTTTTTTCTTTCACTCTTGAACACTAAATTTGTAATTTTTTTATCTGAAAAATTGGAAATTTACGATAAGCCTGATAAGAGAAAGATTCACAGTAAATTAACATCCCGCCTTGGAGGATTTGGATTTTTTGTACCTTTTCTAATTACATTATTCTTATACTCCCTTTTGGTAAAGGGATTTGAAATTACTGATTTCCTGATTTGCGTTTTTCCAATATTTTTCCTTGGGCTATATGACGATCTTTTTGGAATTAATCCTATTATAAAATTAGCAGCCCAAATTTTTGCCTCGTTTATAGCTTTTAATTTAGGTTTTCGAATAGACTATATTTATTTTCCATTTGTAGGGTATCTTTTTTTTGGAGGATTGTCGTTGTTTTTGACAATTTTTTGGCTTGTAGGGTTATCTAATGCGCTAAATTTGGTAGATGGTATGGATGGCTTGGCATCGGGAGTTGCTATTTTAATACTTTTATCAATGGCAATAGTTTCTTATGTTCTGGATAGAAATTTTGTTTTTATAATTTCGATAATACTTTTGTTTTCTATGACAGGTTTTTTTGTTTTCAATATAAATCCTGCTAGAATATTTATGGGAGATAGTGGCTCCTTGACTGTGGGTTTTATAATTGGTCTAATCTCTATTAGTGGGTTTATGAAGGGCCTTACACTTGTAACGCTATTTTCAATTATTATTATGCTAATAATCCCTGTTGCAGATACTTTTTGGGCTATTATAAGAAGATCGGTATCTGGAAGATCAATTTTTTCACCTGATAAAGGTCACTTTCATCATATGCTTTTGGAAAAGGGCTGGAGTGTAAGGAAGATCAATTCTTTGTTTAGAGGAATCACTGTAATGGGATCTCTGGTATTCTTTTTTGTCTTTTTGCCTCAAGAATATTTTTTGTTTACAGCTTCTTTTTTGATTTTTGGTTATCTATTTTTATTTTTACTTGAATCTATTGTTATTGGAGTGAGAAAAAGTGCTTAA
- the atpB gene encoding F0F1 ATP synthase subunit A, which translates to MHIAEEFMLHKIIPINIGGFDLSITQAVLWMWIASIIMMLYLIYCSRSMTVVPSNRLVTLFEVLIDFVRKDLVESFMHGKDVERFFPLIASIFFFIFASNFIGIIPGTYTPTANINTTAILAIFVFILYNVLGVFRNGLVGYLKSIVVPGLPAPIIPVVFVIEVFSHFARPLSLAIRLFANMMAGHIIIGVLIYLALLATGAFMGGIMLGSVSFAASVGMYFLEVFVKSLQAIIFAVLTSMYIAGAVAPEH; encoded by the coding sequence TTGCATATTGCTGAAGAATTTATGTTGCACAAAATTATACCTATAAACATTGGTGGATTTGATCTTAGTATTACCCAGGCAGTTTTGTGGATGTGGATAGCTTCTATAATTATGATGTTGTATTTGATTTATTGTAGCAGAAGTATGACTGTAGTACCGTCTAACAGACTTGTTACTTTGTTTGAAGTACTTATAGATTTTGTTAGGAAAGATTTAGTAGAAAGTTTTATGCACGGAAAAGATGTTGAAAGGTTTTTTCCTTTAATAGCCTCAATATTTTTCTTTATCTTTGCATCAAATTTTATAGGAATTATTCCAGGTACTTATACTCCTACTGCTAACATTAATACAACCGCTATACTTGCAATATTCGTGTTTATACTTTATAACGTTTTGGGAGTATTTAGAAATGGTTTAGTCGGATATTTAAAAAGTATAGTTGTCCCTGGTCTTCCTGCTCCTATTATTCCGGTTGTTTTTGTCATAGAGGTATTTAGCCACTTTGCAAGGCCTCTTTCATTGGCAATAAGGTTATTTGCCAATATGATGGCTGGACACATTATAATCGGTGTTTTGATTTATCTTGCACTGCTTGCGACAGGAGCATTTATGGGTGGCATAATGCTCGGGTCTGTTTCTTTCGCTGCTTCTGTGGGAATGTATTTCTTGGAAGTTTTTGTAAAATCACTTCAAGCGATAATCTTTGCTGTTTTAACATCAATGTATATTGCTGGTGCTGTTGCACCTGAACATTAG
- a CDS encoding polyribonucleotide nucleotidyltransferase: MNGVHSITKEIAEGIVINIETGLLAKQANGSVTVRSGDTIVFSAATMSKEARSDIDFMPLVVDFDEKMYAAGKFPGGFFKREGRPSERAILYSRIIDRSIRPLFQKGLRNDVCISSFPLSIDNDFPADVLSIIASSAALCISDIPFNGPVGAVRVGEIDKKFILNPTIDQIEKSDIDIVVVGKENNILMIEGSFNEIPEDKIIEVINYALPAITKICDLQKELISLINPTKSSVYLQEPTEDIINALDSILTSSITDRFPLKTKQDFENLEKELKDEILSTLSERFGTEFVENNLLLINQAFQNRLKKIIRNYVIKNKKRVDGRNLDEIRPISIQVGLLPRAHGSALFTRGQTQALSIATLGTQEDSQIIDTLYQSSNEIRKRYMHHYNFPGFSVGEARPSRGPGRREIGHGALAEKALLPVLPKESDFPYTIRVVSEILESNGSSSMASTCGSSLSLMDAGVPISKHVGGIAMGLIYENDEIVVLSDITGLEDALGDMDFKVTGTIDGVSALQLDVKVPGIPIDALSIALKKANEGRKVIIEKMNQAISHPREVLSNYAPRIEMIQINPDKISDVIGQGGKIIKKIIEETGSKISIEQDGKIYIASTSREGLNRTIEIINNITKPIVPGQIYIGKVTKIFNFGALVEIAPGKEGLVHISELSKTRVKNVEDVLKLGDEVTVKVLDLESNGKINLSIKALSENSSDSKSNKHSGKQKRTNR; encoded by the coding sequence ATGAACGGAGTACACAGTATCACAAAAGAAATAGCAGAAGGCATAGTTATAAATATTGAAACGGGACTTTTAGCAAAGCAAGCAAACGGTTCGGTTACTGTTAGATCAGGAGATACTATAGTTTTTAGTGCAGCAACAATGTCTAAAGAAGCCCGAAGTGATATAGACTTCATGCCTCTGGTAGTTGACTTTGATGAAAAGATGTATGCTGCTGGAAAGTTTCCTGGGGGGTTTTTTAAAAGAGAAGGAAGACCAAGCGAAAGAGCTATTCTGTATAGTAGAATTATAGACAGATCTATCAGACCGTTGTTTCAAAAAGGATTAAGAAATGATGTCTGTATCTCTTCCTTTCCCCTCTCGATAGATAATGATTTTCCAGCAGATGTGCTTTCTATCATCGCTTCCAGTGCAGCTTTATGTATTTCAGACATTCCTTTTAATGGACCTGTAGGCGCTGTTAGAGTTGGCGAAATCGACAAAAAGTTCATTTTAAACCCCACAATTGATCAGATCGAAAAAAGTGACATAGATATCGTAGTAGTAGGCAAAGAAAACAACATTCTAATGATAGAAGGAAGTTTTAACGAGATCCCTGAAGATAAGATAATTGAAGTAATTAATTATGCTCTCCCGGCAATAACAAAAATATGCGACCTTCAAAAAGAATTAATATCCTTAATAAATCCAACTAAGAGTTCAGTCTATTTGCAAGAACCAACAGAAGACATTATCAACGCATTAGATTCTATTTTAACGAGTAGCATCACGGATAGATTTCCTCTCAAAACAAAACAGGATTTTGAAAATTTAGAAAAGGAATTAAAAGACGAAATTTTGTCTACTTTGTCTGAAAGATTTGGTACTGAATTTGTAGAAAATAATCTCTTGTTAATAAACCAGGCTTTCCAAAATAGATTAAAAAAGATAATAAGAAACTATGTGATAAAAAACAAAAAAAGAGTTGATGGTAGAAATTTAGATGAAATTAGACCGATATCCATTCAAGTGGGTTTATTACCAAGAGCACATGGCTCAGCACTTTTTACCAGAGGTCAAACACAGGCACTTAGCATTGCAACACTGGGAACACAGGAAGATTCTCAGATAATAGATACCCTTTATCAATCAAGCAATGAAATCAGAAAAAGATATATGCATCATTATAATTTTCCAGGTTTTAGCGTAGGTGAAGCAAGACCATCACGGGGGCCGGGAAGAAGAGAAATTGGCCATGGTGCCCTGGCAGAAAAAGCTTTATTGCCAGTTTTACCAAAAGAATCTGATTTTCCCTACACTATAAGAGTTGTCTCTGAAATACTTGAATCAAATGGCTCATCTTCTATGGCTTCAACATGCGGTTCTTCTTTATCTCTGATGGATGCAGGTGTTCCTATTTCAAAACACGTTGGCGGAATAGCTATGGGACTTATTTATGAAAATGACGAAATTGTTGTTCTATCTGACATTACTGGTTTGGAAGATGCATTAGGGGATATGGATTTTAAGGTTACCGGAACTATTGACGGAGTTAGTGCGCTACAACTAGACGTAAAGGTACCTGGTATACCCATTGACGCTCTTTCAATAGCGCTTAAAAAAGCAAATGAAGGCAGAAAGGTAATCATAGAAAAAATGAATCAAGCTATATCACATCCCAGAGAAGTACTTTCAAACTATGCTCCAAGAATAGAAATGATTCAGATTAATCCGGATAAGATAAGTGATGTAATAGGGCAAGGTGGAAAAATAATCAAGAAAATCATAGAAGAAACTGGCTCAAAGATCAGTATTGAACAAGATGGTAAAATTTATATAGCATCTACCTCCAGAGAAGGTCTAAATAGAACCATCGAAATCATAAATAACATAACTAAACCAATAGTTCCAGGACAGATTTACATTGGAAAGGTAACTAAGATATTCAACTTTGGAGCACTTGTTGAAATTGCTCCTGGAAAAGAGGGCCTGGTCCACATTTCTGAACTCTCGAAAACAAGAGTCAAAAACGTTGAAGATGTTTTAAAGTTAGGAGATGAGGTGACAGTGAAAGTTCTTGATCTTGAAAGCAACGGAAAAATAAATTTAAGCATAAAGGCTCTTTCAGAAAATTCATCAGATTCTAAAAGTAACAAACATTCAGGAAAACAAAAAAGGACAAACAGATAA
- a CDS encoding endonuclease III domain-containing protein, which yields MVLNKTNIYSEILHRLNILYPEIKSNLNFNTPFEFYVAIVLAAQCTDEKVNTVTKELFKRIKSFEDLDRISLEELEEAIHSTGFYHNKAKSLKEGAKYIIKHFNSTLPNNFNDLIKIPGLGRKSSYAILGYVFNKSAIVVDTHVKRLAMRLALVKKADPITVEREISSNVEEKNWFKFSYMLNQHGRTICTAKNPKCQECILNDICPKVGISNNK from the coding sequence ATGGTTTTAAACAAAACTAATATCTATTCCGAAATATTACATAGACTTAATATTCTCTATCCTGAAATAAAAAGTAACCTGAACTTTAACACTCCTTTCGAATTTTATGTGGCCATTGTTCTTGCGGCTCAGTGCACAGACGAAAAAGTAAATACGGTAACTAAAGAATTGTTTAAACGTATAAAAAGCTTTGAAGATTTAGACAGAATATCATTAGAGGAATTAGAAGAAGCAATACATTCAACCGGATTCTATCACAATAAGGCAAAGTCTCTTAAGGAAGGGGCAAAGTATATAATCAAACACTTCAATTCAACTTTACCAAATAATTTCAATGACCTTATTAAAATTCCTGGATTAGGAAGAAAGTCGTCATATGCTATTTTAGGCTATGTATTTAATAAAAGCGCTATAGTCGTTGACACTCACGTTAAGAGATTGGCTATGCGCTTAGCTCTTGTAAAAAAAGCCGATCCAATAACTGTTGAAAGAGAGATTTCTTCAAATGTGGAAGAAAAAAATTGGTTTAAATTCTCATATATGTTAAATCAACACGGAAGAACAATATGTACTGCAAAAAATCCTAAATGTCAGGAATGTATATTAAACGATATTTGTCCAAAGGTAGGAATTTCTAATAATAAATGA
- a CDS encoding AtpZ/AtpI family protein produces MNNIKNNKGKQNLPLHVAQLGFNVLGTTLGGLLLGWFLQEKMGFGLVGFLFGLLLGVFSGLWIILKQILVQK; encoded by the coding sequence GTGAATAATATAAAAAACAATAAAGGAAAACAAAATTTGCCCCTACACGTTGCTCAATTAGGTTTTAATGTTTTAGGAACTACATTAGGAGGGTTGTTGCTAGGGTGGTTTTTACAGGAAAAAATGGGCTTTGGATTAGTAGGTTTTTTATTTGGGCTTTTGTTGGGCGTTTTTTCAGGTCTGTGGATCATATTAAAACAAATCTTAGTTCAAAAATGA
- the atpF gene encoding F0F1 ATP synthase subunit B: MMNFEFGLEFWTIVSFLIFFFLFVKFVVPPINSALKEREKAIAGAIEQARKEREEAEKLLQESKRELEETKARSSKIVEEARAYAEEVKKDIIQKAKEEAQKIVDSAAKDLERAKAEVIAELKVEVVNLTISLTEKLLEKELDKNAQTKFVTEYLQKIGKN; this comes from the coding sequence ATGATGAATTTTGAATTTGGACTAGAGTTCTGGACTATTGTCTCCTTTCTAATATTCTTCTTTTTATTTGTAAAATTTGTTGTTCCACCAATAAACAGTGCACTTAAAGAGAGAGAAAAAGCTATCGCAGGTGCAATAGAACAGGCTCGAAAGGAAAGGGAAGAAGCGGAAAAACTCTTGCAGGAGTCAAAAAGAGAACTTGAAGAAACAAAGGCTCGTTCTTCAAAAATTGTAGAAGAAGCAAGAGCGTATGCTGAAGAGGTCAAAAAGGATATTATCCAAAAAGCTAAAGAAGAGGCGCAAAAAATAGTTGATAGTGCTGCCAAAGACCTTGAAAGGGCTAAGGCAGAGGTTATAGCAGAACTTAAGGTTGAGGTTGTTAATCTTACTATTTCGCTTACAGAAAAGCTCCTTGAGAAAGAATTGGATAAAAATGCGCAGACAAAATTCGTAACAGAATATTTACAGAAAATAGGTAAGAATTAG
- a CDS encoding deoxycytidylate deaminase, producing MRPDWDSYFMKIAFLVATRSTCIRRRVGAVIVKEKRILSTGYNGAPSGLLHCFDIGCLRDKMNIPSGERQELCRGLHAEQNAIIQGAMYGVSLMGSTIYITNQPCITCAKMLIQAGIVKIVYQGDYPDKLALEMLDEAGVEIIKFIPDNKEV from the coding sequence GTGAGACCTGATTGGGATTCTTATTTTATGAAAATAGCTTTTTTAGTTGCTACGCGCTCAACTTGTATAAGAAGAAGAGTGGGAGCTGTTATTGTAAAGGAAAAAAGGATATTGTCAACTGGTTATAACGGTGCTCCTTCAGGACTATTGCACTGTTTTGATATTGGCTGTTTGAGAGATAAGATGAACATTCCTTCTGGTGAGAGACAGGAACTTTGTAGAGGATTGCATGCTGAGCAAAATGCAATAATTCAGGGTGCTATGTATGGAGTAAGTCTTATGGGTTCTACAATATACATTACGAATCAGCCATGTATAACCTGTGCAAAAATGCTTATCCAGGCAGGGATAGTTAAAATAGTTTATCAGGGCGATTACCCTGATAAACTTGCTTTAGAGATGTTGGATGAAGCTGGAGTAGAAATTATAAAATTTATTCCTGATAACAAAGAGGTGTAG
- the atpH gene encoding ATP synthase F1 subunit delta, which yields MSSNYVLAKRYARAFLSILKENKRSLQDVVDETKTLLKSFKETGLDKIILNPVLDLGTKKELIEPLKNNISSDIFSLLEFLIDKNRFFLLPFILQSLEETLNEESGRIVANLEVATPLTDELKSKFIEYFKKKFNAKTVDIVEVVNEKIIGGFRAKIGDYLIDASIKGSLDKAKRLLLTN from the coding sequence ATGAGCAGTAACTATGTTTTAGCCAAAAGATACGCAAGAGCTTTTTTGTCTATTCTCAAGGAAAACAAGAGAAGCCTGCAAGATGTTGTTGACGAAACAAAAACCCTTCTTAAGAGCTTTAAAGAAACAGGACTTGATAAGATAATCTTAAATCCTGTTCTAGATCTTGGTACCAAGAAGGAGTTAATCGAACCTTTAAAAAACAATATTTCAAGTGATATTTTTTCTTTGCTAGAATTTCTTATAGATAAAAATAGATTTTTTTTACTTCCTTTTATACTCCAATCTTTAGAGGAGACTTTGAATGAAGAAAGTGGAAGAATTGTTGCCAATCTTGAAGTGGCCACTCCATTAACTGACGAATTAAAATCAAAATTTATAGAGTACTTTAAGAAGAAATTTAATGCTAAAACAGTAGATATTGTAGAAGTTGTTAACGAAAAGATTATTGGTGGTTTTAGAGCAAAGATTGGAGATTATCTTATTGATGCAAGTATTAAGGGGTCCTTGGATAAGGCCAAGAGACTTCTTTTAACCAATTGA
- the atpE gene encoding ATP synthase F0 subunit C produces MDAVSINLGLAQLGAGVAIGFAAAGGGAGMGILGGYFLTALARQPELLGPLRTYMILVLVFIEAQVLYGFTVSMILLFAAPKH; encoded by the coding sequence ATGGATGCAGTAAGTATAAATCTTGGTTTGGCTCAGTTGGGCGCAGGTGTTGCTATTGGATTTGCCGCTGCTGGTGGTGGCGCAGGTATGGGTATTTTAGGTGGATATTTTTTGACCGCTCTTGCAAGACAGCCAGAACTTCTTGGACCGCTACGTACCTATATGATTTTGGTATTGGTCTTTATTGAAGCTCAGGTTCTTTATGGTTTTACTGTTTCTATGATCCTTTTGTTTGCAGCTCCTAAGCACTAG
- the rpsO gene encoding 30S ribosomal protein S15, with the protein MLDKELKKKVIEDFGLHENDTGSAEVQVAILTYRIEKLTEHLKEHKNDLHSKRGLLKMVNQRKRLLSYVKNKDINRYRKLIGKLGLRETA; encoded by the coding sequence ATGCTAGACAAAGAACTTAAGAAAAAGGTAATAGAAGATTTTGGCCTGCATGAGAATGACACTGGTTCGGCAGAAGTACAGGTAGCGATATTAACCTATCGCATTGAAAAACTTACAGAGCATTTAAAAGAACACAAAAACGACCTTCACTCAAAAAGAGGGCTTTTAAAGATGGTAAACCAAAGAAAGAGATTGTTATCTTATGTGAAGAATAAAGATATAAATAGATATAGAAAGCTGATCGGCAAACTTGGTCTTAGAGAAACTGCATAA
- a CDS encoding lactate utilization protein, protein MDPNLKWHGEVFGKRAVEALKKNNFNADFFNTREELINKLLEIIPDKDVIGVGGSTTVQNLGILDILAKRGNTILDHNKPNLSPEEVLNLRRKQLTCDTFIASSNAITLDGKLVNTDGVGNRVASMIFGPKQVIIIAGTNKIVKDEEEARKRIKTIAAPINNKRLNRPNPCTVTGECMDCQGPTRICNITTILKKRPTLTPFSVFIINEHLGF, encoded by the coding sequence ATGGATCCAAATCTGAAGTGGCATGGTGAAGTATTTGGCAAAAGAGCTGTAGAAGCTTTAAAAAAAAATAATTTTAATGCTGATTTCTTTAATACCAGAGAAGAGTTAATAAATAAACTTTTAGAAATTATTCCAGACAAAGATGTTATAGGAGTAGGAGGCTCAACAACTGTACAAAACCTGGGCATATTGGATATCCTGGCAAAGAGAGGCAATACAATCTTAGATCACAATAAGCCAAATCTTTCACCAGAAGAAGTATTAAACTTAAGAAGAAAACAGCTTACCTGCGATACATTTATAGCAAGTTCCAATGCAATAACGCTTGATGGAAAACTTGTAAATACTGATGGAGTTGGAAACAGGGTTGCTTCAATGATATTTGGACCTAAACAGGTAATAATAATAGCCGGCACAAATAAAATAGTTAAGGATGAAGAAGAAGCAAGAAAAAGAATCAAAACAATAGCGGCACCAATAAACAATAAGAGGTTAAATAGACCAAACCCCTGTACTGTAACAGGTGAATGTATGGATTGTCAAGGACCGACAAGGATATGTAATATTACCACTATATTAAAGAAGAGACCAACTCTAACCCCATTTAGCGTTTTTATAATTAACGAACATTTAGGTTTCTAA
- the wecB gene encoding non-hydrolyzing UDP-N-acetylglucosamine 2-epimerase → MLKALLIFGTRPEAIKMAPLFLELKNSKYFEPVVVVTAQHREMLDQVLKIFNIEPDFDLDIMKPGQSLEGITIRALEGLCNIMKRVNPSIVLVQGDTTTTYVGALAAFYHRIAVGHVEAGLRTYDKFNPYPEEVNRRMTTCLADLHFAPTIISFNNLIKENVKKEDIFITGNTVIDSLLHISKRDYDFPPILNSIINSPLRKILVTAHRRENWDEMKNIFHAIKKLVESFDDIHIIFPVHMNPKIRVDAQNILGNNSRVSLLEPLDYEAFIHVMKNCYIILTDSGGVQEEAPSLGVPVVVMRKTTERPEALKANAVVLSGTDGEKIYNTAAKLLSDKTFYLSMKKKLNPYGDGRASFRILKSLEYFFKLSSERPVDFRYNYEDGLLLET, encoded by the coding sequence GTGCTTAAAGCTTTGCTGATTTTTGGGACTAGACCTGAAGCTATTAAAATGGCTCCTCTTTTTTTGGAATTAAAGAACTCGAAGTACTTTGAACCTGTCGTGGTTGTTACTGCTCAGCACAGAGAAATGCTAGATCAGGTTTTGAAAATATTTAATATTGAACCAGATTTTGATCTTGACATAATGAAACCGGGTCAGAGCCTTGAAGGAATAACTATTAGAGCATTGGAAGGTTTATGTAATATTATGAAGAGGGTTAATCCATCTATTGTTCTTGTTCAGGGAGATACAACGACCACTTATGTGGGAGCATTAGCAGCATTTTATCACAGAATAGCAGTTGGACATGTAGAGGCAGGTTTGAGAACTTATGATAAATTCAACCCTTATCCTGAAGAAGTTAATAGAAGGATGACTACCTGTCTTGCTGATTTACATTTTGCACCTACTATTATTTCTTTTAATAACCTGATCAAGGAAAATGTCAAAAAGGAAGATATATTTATAACCGGGAATACCGTTATAGATTCTTTACTTCATATATCTAAAAGAGATTATGATTTTCCTCCAATTTTAAATTCAATAATAAATTCTCCTTTAAGAAAGATTTTAGTTACTGCTCATAGAAGAGAAAATTGGGATGAAATGAAAAATATTTTTCATGCAATAAAAAAGTTAGTTGAGAGCTTTGACGACATACATATAATTTTTCCTGTACATATGAACCCAAAAATAAGAGTTGATGCTCAAAATATTTTGGGCAATAATTCAAGAGTATCTTTGCTTGAACCCCTTGACTATGAAGCTTTTATACATGTTATGAAAAACTGTTACATCATACTTACAGATTCTGGAGGCGTTCAAGAAGAAGCCCCCTCTCTTGGTGTTCCTGTGGTCGTTATGAGAAAGACTACAGAGAGACCTGAGGCGCTCAAGGCAAATGCAGTTGTTTTAAGCGGAACTGATGGAGAAAAAATTTACAATACTGCAGCTAAACTCTTGAGTGATAAAACTTTTTATCTTTCTATGAAAAAGAAGCTCAACCCCTATGGAGATGGGAGAGCTTCTTTTAGAATTTTGAAATCTCTAGAATATTTTTTTAAACTTAGCTCAGAAAGGCCTGTTGATTTTAGATACAATTATGAAGATGGTTTACTATTAGAAACCTAA